The Toxorhynchites rutilus septentrionalis strain SRP chromosome 1, ASM2978413v1, whole genome shotgun sequence genome contains the following window.
TAATCAATGATGTCATCTCTTGGGTGGAATCGCTTATCATGCTGCTATTCTATGTACTGTACTGTGTCGCACTACATTTCAACGGTCCGCTCGAGAAGTGGGCTCACACCTGGAATCTTCCCATCAAACTTCCAACCAAAGAAGAGCAATCAGCACTGGTTACCTACAAGAATCTTCCAGATACAACTTACACCCAGGGACAGCAACCTAGCACTGGACCATCCGCACCAGCACCACAACAAGAACCGCAACAACCCGTAGACCAAGGCTACCCCGCGTATGCCGATCCGAACACTAGCTGGGACCCAAATGCTGCGTGGAGTGATTCTGCCCAAGCTGCTGCTGCAGCACCGACAAACAATTATTCGTATGATCCCAATAGTGCTTGGGGAACCGGCCAGCAAAACTATGGCTACGAGGATCAATACGGACAGGAAACAGCGAAAACTCCGCAACAACAAGTTCAACCGGCAACCCAGACAACGGCAAACGTCACCACAGGAGCCGTCCAAACCACAGCGGACGATTACTACAAACCGAAAGAACCCAGACCACAGGAAACGCGCAATCCATTGGAAAAACCAGTGGACGGCGGCATACTAGCACAAATATCCTGGGCCATCGTATATCCCATCCATTATACCGCCAGGATGACGATGCCCGATTGTAAAACGGAAAAGTATAAAAACTGGTACCCGTTCACCTTCCTCGTTTCCATGATCTGGATATCGTTCTACTCATACTTCATGGTGTGGATGATAACGATTATCGGCTCCACCTTCGGCGTCCCTGATACCGTAATGGGACTAACGTTCGTAGCAGCCGGTGTTTCCGTCCCGGACGCCCTTAGTTCCATTGCGGTCATCAAGGAAGGATATGGCGATATGGCCGTTTCCAATGCCGTTGGATCGAACGTGTTCGACATTCTCGTCTGTCTCGGTTTGCCCTGGTTCATACAAACTGCCATCATCAAACCGGGATCCCACGTCAATGTCATCAGCAAGGGTTTGACCTATTCGACACTATCGCTACTGTCCACCGTGATCTTCTTCCTATTCGCAATACACTTGAACGGCTGGAAGCTAGACAAACGTCTCGGTATCATCCTGATGGTGTGGTACCTGCTCTTCATCACCTTTGCCTCACTGTATGAACTCAACTTCTTCGGGATAACGAATCCCGCACCGTGTGCCAGTGAGTACTGAACCAAATGCGTATCTTAATACCCAAGCTGATAAGCTTTTTTTTCTCATGTATTGCAGCCGATTATTAGACGTTACCATACATCATAAGTGTGTTACCCTTGTGCTCGCAACTGTACACACGAGTTGAAACGCTAGTGTACCGCACGGAAATTTCAGAAACTTCAAAGCCCAGAAAGCGTCATGTCCATGACGGATTAATCTAGTACTATTTATTATTGTTTTCGTTCTACTTCCTATGCGATTTAGATTTTGCCGCCAATGAGTACAACAGTCTGACCCCGTGGGTGAGATTTACATTACTTGCGGTACGTCTTGAAAGCTATATTATTCACCCAAACCacacaaaagaaaaaaacaaaccgACTGAAGTTTGCCAACGTCATTCCATTAGCTAATTTAAACACAAACTGATTGCTTCCCTTTTTTTCGTTAGCGATACTTACTTGACCGCACACTGTTACTCGAACTTCACCTATCACTTGTTAATTCTTAGCTACAAAGTAGTACTAGCTCTAGAATTGTATTTTTTCCTAAACCGCTCCCATACAGACACCATGACGCTAGCAAACGTCAAACCTGCCGATTGGTGCTAGCGGTCGGGAGGGGTTAGTATACCAATGCACACTGTTTGCATGTAGCAAGGAGGAAGCGGGGAGCCACCCTTTCTCTAACCTGTAAATACTCAGGATTTCTGAATATACTCTCTATATATAGGCAGCCTAAATCTGAAACATAGCTTTCGtctcataataaaaaaaaaaagtattattgttTCATATGTTACTGTTAACCTTTGTTTGAAATAGAACAAATTAAACTGTGTTGTTATCGCTCTAGTTCGAATCTAAATCAATACACGGCTCTATGTCTGGTCATATTTCCGATATTCAATATCGGTTTGCTACAATGTTTTAAAAATGGAGCAATCATTAGCaaagaaaattataaaacaaaagtgAATAAAATGCGTCATGCAAACACCCAAAACagcgaatattaaaaaaaaaaagagcagaACAGTTTTACATAAGGAAATCATAGATATTACTATATTTACCAAGCAGAAGAGGGTATTAAAAGAATCTTAAGTGAACTAATCTTAACTAGATCGTTTACTCTCTGACGATAGATGGAACGAACACAGTTATACTTATTTACTGCAATCGCAGCGAACTCTAAACTTGAAGGTTCCCGGGTCAATCGTGTTAATAACAATACTATATTTACAAACAGTCAGCATAACATAACCTCCAAACCGTTTGAGTTATCGAGTTCCCACTCTAATGAAAAGCAACACCATGTTGTACATGTACAAGTATCTATAACCTAGTTCGATTAAGCAAGGAATGTAATGATTATCGGCCCGAGGAAGAAACATCGGTGCTATTGTAAAAATAAACACCCACAATGCATATGACTCTCAGCAAAACCATTGTCATGATAATAATGGCACGAATCATTCAGAATAGAAGAAAACCCACGTCGCTCCAAATATTCCGAAACTACCCAATCAACACAGTTACAATAGCTACTACCTGCGGACATCCCGATTGTGCCATCAGTATGGAAAAACCCCATGATGTGGAATCGAAGCATGAGATTTTTGTGAAATCCATATGTCCTGCCTACAACAACACATGGACCTAATCTCTATTCTTTCCTGAATAGAGCTCACGGAAACAATAGATTAACGATGCACACCTGAGGCGTAATGACAAAACAATTATCAAACTGACACGATTCATCCCGAGAAGGTTAATCTTACGCGCGAAAATGTTTGCAATGTGAAAACGATCGTTTCCCTCAATTACAATTGTTCCATGCAATATCGTTTTACAACCGGTAACAACACCCTTTAAGCAATTCTTGTGTGTGTAGCACTGAAAAGAGTAATCACCGTCAATTTCGAACTTTTGGAAGGTTCGCCATTTGAATCCAACGGTACTTAACTAGATCAAGCAAAACGCGCAATCTGATGGAGGAAGAGAAGTTGGATGTCGGTATATTGGTTTTATGTTAGTTTCAACATATTAACAGCGCGAAAGTATGTAACTAATCAGTCACCTGCGTACTTACTCGTGAGAGATGATATTAATCGTAGCATAGGTCACATGATTGCACAACAAGAAAGAAATAACACACATACCGCTAATGCTAAAACAAAATGCCGGAAGACCCAAAataccaaacaaaacaaaaaatcactcgatggaaacagaaaaataaaaaagtgaaaGAGAGAACACAGTTGAAGCTTCATATATGTTAATACCGCCGTGAGAAAGCGTTCATCGTTCGAGAATTGTACTTGAAAATTTTCCGGAAAAAAACGTAGCAGAACAAACTATAAAACAATTTATTCACACTATACCtataccacacacacacacacataccacAAAAAATCATTAGCATGCCGCGAACATATAGCATGTCAATCAGATAAGAAAAAAACCAGATAAGTAAGACAACCAACCAGAACAAGTGAACAAAAGTGAACTGCTCATACCATGAGATGTTAATTGTTGAGAagttaaataaaaatgtattgaaaatcAACACAAAATACGATTGGagcatttattcatttatttacaatgattcAACATCCAATTcaaactcccggctgcaccgatgcttgtcaagtcctgctccacctggtctaaCCACCTCcaccttcttgttcctaccggatcggtgcgaacaccatctttgcagggccgCTGTCcgacaatcttgcaacatgccctgcccatcgcactcgtccagccttggcgactttctggatgctgggttcgccgtagagttgcgccagttcgtggttcattctccttctcgatACTCcattttcctgtacaccaccgtatattgttctgagcactcggcgttcgaaaacaccaagtgcttgtgagtcctcttcaagcatcgtccatgcttcgtgcccatagagaacaaccggtcaaattagggatttgtacatggtacacttcgtacggggtcggagtttgttggacctcaaggatttgcggagcccatagtaggcacgacttccattgactatgcgtcttcgaatttcatggctgttgttgttgtcagatATTATCAACGAGCCAgagtagacaaattcctctaccacctcgagctcttcg
Protein-coding sequences here:
- the LOC129770921 gene encoding probable sodium/potassium/calcium exchanger CG1090 — translated: MKRTRRGRYWHMGIVFLVYSSFRAYSASIGDITTPGTDLDELPVDEPSNVSPNPLYHSTTPASESDSEVSSTPAASVNATDATHHGHPTWRPIRDGCTAPAIEQFPKPLMRPTIRKHGGLIIHVLVAVFTFLGLAIVCDDYFVSSLDRICEEMKLSPDVAGATFMAAGSSAPELATVIIGVFFAKDDIGISGVIGSAVFNIMFVISVCALCAGTVSQLNWWPLVRDCTFYAISILVMLIVIINDVISWVESLIMLLFYVLYCVALHFNGPLEKWAHTWNLPIKLPTKEEQSALVTYKNLPDTTYTQGQQPSTGPSAPAPQQEPQQPVDQGYPAYADPNTSWDPNAAWSDSAQAAAAAPTNNYSYDPNSAWGTGQQNYGYEDQYGQETAKTPQQQVQPATQTTANVTTGAVQTTADDYYKPKEPRPQETRNPLEKPVDGGILAQISWAIVYPIHYTARMTMPDCKTEKYKNWYPFTFLVSMIWISFYSYFMVWMITIIGSTFGVPDTVMGLTFVAAGVSVPDALSSIAVIKEGYGDMAVSNAVGSNVFDILVCLGLPWFIQTAIIKPGSHVNVISKGLTYSTLSLLSTVIFFLFAIHLNGWKLDKRLGIILMVWYLLFITFASLYELNFFGITNPAPCATDY